The following coding sequences lie in one Cyanobacterium sp. Dongsha4 genomic window:
- a CDS encoding dihydroorotase, with protein MNQTLLFQQIRILDPVSGFDQVTDILIDDNKIQEISPKIELTDDSAKIIDGNGLILAPALVDLFCHSGEPGYEERETLQTLNASAKAGGVSRVAILPNTLPVIDNPNTVTWIQDKTKSLETNFDCWGSLTKNLEGNTIAELADLAESGVIGFTDNRPHSNLQLVRKLLEYAQPFHLPIALCPTNLQLKGKGVVRECRTSIRLGLIGNPEIAETVAIASLLEIVALTKTPIHLMNISTARGVDLIKRAKEEQLPITASVNWHHLILNIETIASYNPHLRFEPPLGTEIDRLGLLEGIKTGAIDAISINHTPYTYEEKTVAFADAPSGSIGLELALPLLWQNLVITCELSALQLWKALSVNALKCLYQEPLKIQVGQRAEFIIFAPQQPWQITPSQLKSLSYNTYWLEKEIKGKILCHY; from the coding sequence GTGAATCAAACACTGCTTTTTCAACAAATTAGAATTTTAGATCCTGTATCTGGATTTGACCAAGTAACTGACATCTTAATTGATGATAATAAGATTCAAGAAATCAGCCCAAAGATTGAATTAACAGACGATTCAGCGAAAATAATTGATGGTAATGGCTTAATTTTAGCCCCTGCCCTAGTAGATTTATTTTGTCATAGTGGTGAACCCGGATACGAAGAAAGAGAAACTCTACAAACCCTTAATGCTTCAGCAAAAGCAGGGGGAGTGTCAAGGGTGGCGATTTTACCCAACACCTTGCCAGTCATAGATAATCCCAATACAGTGACATGGATTCAAGATAAAACTAAATCCTTAGAAACAAACTTTGACTGTTGGGGTAGTCTAACCAAAAATTTAGAGGGTAATACCATTGCCGAGTTAGCAGATTTAGCAGAATCAGGGGTAATCGGTTTTACAGATAATCGTCCCCATAGTAATTTACAATTAGTGCGTAAGTTATTAGAATATGCTCAACCTTTTCATTTACCTATTGCCCTTTGTCCTACAAATCTACAACTAAAAGGAAAAGGGGTAGTTAGAGAGTGTCGCACTTCCATTCGTCTTGGTTTAATCGGAAATCCAGAGATAGCGGAAACGGTTGCTATTGCTTCTTTGTTGGAAATAGTGGCATTAACAAAAACCCCCATTCACTTAATGAATATTTCGACAGCTAGGGGCGTGGATTTAATAAAAAGGGCAAAAGAAGAACAATTACCTATTACTGCGAGTGTTAATTGGCATCATCTTATCCTCAACATTGAAACTATTGCCAGTTATAATCCTCATTTACGTTTTGAACCTCCTTTGGGTACTGAAATTGATCGTTTAGGCTTATTAGAAGGGATAAAAACAGGTGCGATCGATGCTATTTCTATTAATCATACACCTTATACTTATGAAGAAAAAACTGTTGCTTTTGCAGATGCTCCATCAGGCTCAATCGGTTTAGAATTAGCACTACCTTTACTATGGCAAAATCTTGTTATTACTTGTGAATTATCTGCTTTACAATTATGGAAAGCCTTAAGTGTTAATGCCTTGAAATGTCTATACCAAGAACCATTAAAAATACAAGTTGGACAAAGGGCAGAGTTTATCATTTTTGCCCCCCAACAGCCATGGCAAATAACTCCGAGTCAACTGAAATCTCTTTCTTATAATACTTACTGGTTGGAAAAGGAAATAAAAGGTAAAATCCTTTGTCATTATTGA
- a CDS encoding Hfq-related RNA-binding protein, protein MTAFDTGFPSVRQIQSFIKNKTPVEIGLMTNKTLEGVLKWQDQNCLSLVTTSQEKILVWIQAIAYIRYR, encoded by the coding sequence ATGACCGCATTTGATACAGGATTTCCTAGCGTTCGTCAAATTCAATCTTTCATCAAAAACAAAACCCCTGTCGAGATTGGCTTAATGACCAATAAAACTCTGGAAGGGGTGCTAAAATGGCAAGACCAAAATTGTCTTTCTTTAGTAACTACCAGCCAAGAAAAAATCCTTGTTTGGATTCAGGCGATCGCATATATCAGATATAGGTAA
- the dapF gene encoding diaminopimelate epimerase: MTLKFSKYHGLGNDFILIDNRHQSQPLVSQEEAVKMCDRHFGIGADGVIFVLAGEGDTDYTMRIFNSDGSEPEMCGNGIRCFAQFITELEGKEEIGKTYRIHTLAGLICPTIMGNGQVKVDMGEPQLEAEKIPTTLGKTGEKVVNESLTVGDRTYHVSCVSMGNPHCLVFVENIEQINLNEIGSKFETHPVFPQKTNTEFIQVISHNYLKMKVWERGAGITLACGTGACATVVAGVLNERCDRISTVELPGGCLEIEWSEKDNHVYMTGPATKVFSGQIA; this comes from the coding sequence ATGACACTGAAGTTTAGCAAATATCATGGACTCGGCAATGATTTTATTTTGATAGATAATCGTCACCAGTCTCAACCCCTCGTTTCTCAGGAAGAAGCGGTAAAAATGTGCGATCGCCATTTTGGCATTGGAGCGGATGGAGTAATTTTTGTTTTAGCAGGAGAAGGAGATACTGACTATACCATGAGAATTTTTAACTCGGATGGCTCAGAACCAGAAATGTGTGGTAATGGCATTCGTTGCTTTGCTCAGTTTATCACTGAATTAGAAGGAAAAGAAGAAATCGGCAAAACCTATCGTATTCATACCCTCGCAGGTTTAATCTGCCCCACCATTATGGGTAATGGACAAGTTAAGGTGGATATGGGTGAACCTCAATTGGAAGCGGAGAAAATTCCTACTACCCTCGGCAAAACAGGGGAAAAAGTAGTCAATGAATCATTAACAGTAGGCGATCGCACTTATCATGTTAGTTGTGTGAGTATGGGTAATCCTCATTGTTTAGTTTTTGTCGAAAATATTGAGCAAATCAATCTCAATGAAATTGGGTCAAAATTTGAAACTCATCCCGTGTTTCCCCAAAAAACCAATACAGAATTTATCCAAGTCATTAGTCATAATTATCTCAAAATGAAAGTTTGGGAAAGAGGTGCGGGAATTACCCTTGCTTGTGGTACGGGTGCTTGTGCTACTGTGGTGGCGGGTGTTTTAAATGAGAGATGCGATCGCATTTCTACCGTAGAATTACCCGGAGGATGTCTTGAAATAGAGTGGTCAGAAAAAGATAACCATGTTTACATGACTGGCCCTGCAACCAAAGTATTTTCAGGACAAATTGCTTGA